From Aquila chrysaetos chrysaetos chromosome 3, bAquChr1.4, whole genome shotgun sequence, the proteins below share one genomic window:
- the MYBL2 gene encoding myb-related protein B isoform X1 — MARRSRGEDQDELHYQDTDSDVPEQRDGRCKVKWTQEEDEQLKMLVRHYGQNDWKFLASHFPNRSDQQCQYRWLRVLNPDLVKGPWTKEEDQKVIELVKKYGTKQWTLIAKHLKGRLGKQCRERWHNHLNPEVKKSSWTEEEDRIIFEAHKVLGNRWAEIAKLLPGRTDNAVKNHWNSTIKRKVDTGGFLNETKESKSLYFLLEVDDKESQSRTRAGSQNVLPNWPVDISEIKEEDVSDEEVTGVQELPSELPAAELAEHNAEGTSDDVVPEDASSFFTSPYKWVVEAANYLYPTSVPAFSEALDMIESDPDGWCDLTQFDLPEEPSAGSSSSSNSPVRQTPSKPMPSLPNVTEYRLDGHTISDLSKSSKGELIPISPYAEVSFGTPPSVLKRQKKRKISLSPVTENATSTSLSFLDSCNSMTPKSTPVKTLPFSPSQFLNFWTKQDTLELENPSLTSTPVCSQKVIVTTPLHRDKTPLLQKNSAFVTPDQKYVVDNTPHTPTPFKNALEKYGPIRPLPQTPHLEEDLKEVLRSEAGIELIIEDDVKPEKQKRKQGLRRSPIKKVRKSLALDILDEDTTQNMPALPKTVCFKRAQPVNFLSRSLNLSSSSRKNDSGLLNRAFVQVQPEKMSYRKMPSHFRPPAPMTRAWKAVACGGTRDQLFMQEKARQFLGMLKQSHTSRTLILS, encoded by the exons TGAGGACCAGGATGAGCTGCATTACCAGGATACCGACTCAGATGTGCCGGAGCAGCGGGACGGCAGGTGCAAAGTCAAGTGGACACAAGAAGAG GATGAGCAACTGAAGATGTTAGTAAGACATTACGGGCAGAATGACTGGAAGTTCCTGGCCAGTCACTTTCCT AACCGCAGTGATCAGCAGTGTCAGTACCGGTGGCTGAGAGTGTTGAATCCAGACTTGGTTAAGGGCCCTTGGACCAAAGAGGAGGACCAAAAG GTAATTGAACTGGTTAAAAAATATGGCACCAAACAATGGACCCTGATAGCCAAGCACCTGAAAGGGCGGTTAGGGAAGCAGTGCCGGGAACGCTGGCATAACCACCTGAACCCTGAGGTGAAGAAGTCCTCATGGACAGAGGAAGAGGATCGCATTATTTTTGAGGCCCACAAGGTCCTGGGGAATCGTTGGGCGGAGATTGCCAAGCTGCTGCCTGGGAG gaCCGACAATGCTGTGAAGAATCACTGGAACTCCACCATCAAGCGGAAGGTGGACACAGGAGGCTTTCTCAATGAAACTAAGGAGTCCAAGTCACTATACTTCCTCTTGGAGGTGGATGACAAGGAGAGCCAAAGTCGAACGAGAGCTGGGAGCCAG AATGTCCTGCCAAACTGGCCAGTTGATATCTCTGAAATAAAGGAAGAGGATGTCAGCGACGAGGAAGTGACCGGTGTACAGGAGTTACCCTCAGAGCTGCCAGCTGCTGAACTGGCAGAGCATAACGCTGAGGGGACCTCAGATGATGTGGTGCCTGAGGATGcctcttcatttttcacatCACCGTACAAGTGGGTCGTTGAAGCTGCCAACTATTTGTACCCAACATCTGTGCCAGCCTTCAGTGAAGCTCTGGACATGATTGAATCT GACCCAGATGGGTGGTGTGATCTGACCCAGTTTGACCTACCTGAGGAACcctctgctggcagcagcagtagcagcaacAGCCCGGTGAGGCAGACCCCCAGCAAGCCAATGCCTTCCCTGCCCAATGTGACTGAGTACCGCCTGGACGGCCACACCATCTCCGACCTAAGCAAGAGCAGCAAGGGGGAGCTCATCCCCATCTCTCCATACGCAGAGGTGAGCTTTGGCACGCCGCCCTCTGTGCTgaagaggcagaagaagaggaagatcTCCCTGTCCCCTGTCACAGAGAATGCCACCAGCACCAGCCTTTCCTTCCTTGACTCCTGCAACAGCATGACGCCCAAGAGCACCCCTGTCAAGACACTGCCCTTCTCTCCATCTCAG tTCTTAAACTTTTGGACCAAACAGGATACACTAGAACTGGAGAACCCATCTCTGACCTCCACACCTGTGTGCAGTCAGAAGGTGATTGTCACCACCCCTCTGCACAGGGACAAGACCCCTCTGCTCCAGAAGAACTCTGC GTTTGTCACACCAGATCAGAAGTATGTGGTGGACAACACTCCTCACACCCCCACGCCTTTCAAAAACGCCCTGGAGAAATATGGACCAATTAGGCCTCTG CCCCAGACTCCTCACCTGGAAGAAGACTTGAAAGAGGTGCTCCGAAGTGAAGCTGGCATTGAACTTATCATAGAGGATGATGTGAAGcctgagaaacagaagaggaaacaagGG TTGCGCAGGAGCCCCATCAAGAAGGTCCGGAAGTCTCTGGCTCTGGATATTTTGGATGAAGATACGACGCAAAATATGCCTGCCCTCCCCAAGACTGTCTGTTTCAAAAGAGCCCAG CCTGTGAATTTCCTGTCAAGGTCCCTGAACCTTTCCTCCTCGAGCAGGAAGAATGACAGTGGTTTGCTCAACAGAGCCTTTGTGCAAGTGCAGCCAGAGAAAATGTCTTACAGGAAAATGCCGAGCCATTTCAGACCACCAGCACCG aTGACCAGGGCTTGGAAAGCAGTAGCCTGTGGTGGAACCCGAGACCAACTCTTCATGCAGGAGAAAGCTCGACAGTTTTTGGGCATGTTGAAACAGAGTCACACATCAAGGACCTTAATCTTATCATGA
- the MYBL2 gene encoding myb-related protein B isoform X2 — translation MLVRHYGQNDWKFLASHFPNRSDQQCQYRWLRVLNPDLVKGPWTKEEDQKVIELVKKYGTKQWTLIAKHLKGRLGKQCRERWHNHLNPEVKKSSWTEEEDRIIFEAHKVLGNRWAEIAKLLPGRTDNAVKNHWNSTIKRKVDTGGFLNETKESKSLYFLLEVDDKESQSRTRAGSQNVLPNWPVDISEIKEEDVSDEEVTGVQELPSELPAAELAEHNAEGTSDDVVPEDASSFFTSPYKWVVEAANYLYPTSVPAFSEALDMIESDPDGWCDLTQFDLPEEPSAGSSSSSNSPVRQTPSKPMPSLPNVTEYRLDGHTISDLSKSSKGELIPISPYAEVSFGTPPSVLKRQKKRKISLSPVTENATSTSLSFLDSCNSMTPKSTPVKTLPFSPSQFLNFWTKQDTLELENPSLTSTPVCSQKVIVTTPLHRDKTPLLQKNSAFVTPDQKYVVDNTPHTPTPFKNALEKYGPIRPLPQTPHLEEDLKEVLRSEAGIELIIEDDVKPEKQKRKQGLRRSPIKKVRKSLALDILDEDTTQNMPALPKTVCFKRAQPVNFLSRSLNLSSSSRKNDSGLLNRAFVQVQPEKMSYRKMPSHFRPPAPMTRAWKAVACGGTRDQLFMQEKARQFLGMLKQSHTSRTLILS, via the exons ATGTTAGTAAGACATTACGGGCAGAATGACTGGAAGTTCCTGGCCAGTCACTTTCCT AACCGCAGTGATCAGCAGTGTCAGTACCGGTGGCTGAGAGTGTTGAATCCAGACTTGGTTAAGGGCCCTTGGACCAAAGAGGAGGACCAAAAG GTAATTGAACTGGTTAAAAAATATGGCACCAAACAATGGACCCTGATAGCCAAGCACCTGAAAGGGCGGTTAGGGAAGCAGTGCCGGGAACGCTGGCATAACCACCTGAACCCTGAGGTGAAGAAGTCCTCATGGACAGAGGAAGAGGATCGCATTATTTTTGAGGCCCACAAGGTCCTGGGGAATCGTTGGGCGGAGATTGCCAAGCTGCTGCCTGGGAG gaCCGACAATGCTGTGAAGAATCACTGGAACTCCACCATCAAGCGGAAGGTGGACACAGGAGGCTTTCTCAATGAAACTAAGGAGTCCAAGTCACTATACTTCCTCTTGGAGGTGGATGACAAGGAGAGCCAAAGTCGAACGAGAGCTGGGAGCCAG AATGTCCTGCCAAACTGGCCAGTTGATATCTCTGAAATAAAGGAAGAGGATGTCAGCGACGAGGAAGTGACCGGTGTACAGGAGTTACCCTCAGAGCTGCCAGCTGCTGAACTGGCAGAGCATAACGCTGAGGGGACCTCAGATGATGTGGTGCCTGAGGATGcctcttcatttttcacatCACCGTACAAGTGGGTCGTTGAAGCTGCCAACTATTTGTACCCAACATCTGTGCCAGCCTTCAGTGAAGCTCTGGACATGATTGAATCT GACCCAGATGGGTGGTGTGATCTGACCCAGTTTGACCTACCTGAGGAACcctctgctggcagcagcagtagcagcaacAGCCCGGTGAGGCAGACCCCCAGCAAGCCAATGCCTTCCCTGCCCAATGTGACTGAGTACCGCCTGGACGGCCACACCATCTCCGACCTAAGCAAGAGCAGCAAGGGGGAGCTCATCCCCATCTCTCCATACGCAGAGGTGAGCTTTGGCACGCCGCCCTCTGTGCTgaagaggcagaagaagaggaagatcTCCCTGTCCCCTGTCACAGAGAATGCCACCAGCACCAGCCTTTCCTTCCTTGACTCCTGCAACAGCATGACGCCCAAGAGCACCCCTGTCAAGACACTGCCCTTCTCTCCATCTCAG tTCTTAAACTTTTGGACCAAACAGGATACACTAGAACTGGAGAACCCATCTCTGACCTCCACACCTGTGTGCAGTCAGAAGGTGATTGTCACCACCCCTCTGCACAGGGACAAGACCCCTCTGCTCCAGAAGAACTCTGC GTTTGTCACACCAGATCAGAAGTATGTGGTGGACAACACTCCTCACACCCCCACGCCTTTCAAAAACGCCCTGGAGAAATATGGACCAATTAGGCCTCTG CCCCAGACTCCTCACCTGGAAGAAGACTTGAAAGAGGTGCTCCGAAGTGAAGCTGGCATTGAACTTATCATAGAGGATGATGTGAAGcctgagaaacagaagaggaaacaagGG TTGCGCAGGAGCCCCATCAAGAAGGTCCGGAAGTCTCTGGCTCTGGATATTTTGGATGAAGATACGACGCAAAATATGCCTGCCCTCCCCAAGACTGTCTGTTTCAAAAGAGCCCAG CCTGTGAATTTCCTGTCAAGGTCCCTGAACCTTTCCTCCTCGAGCAGGAAGAATGACAGTGGTTTGCTCAACAGAGCCTTTGTGCAAGTGCAGCCAGAGAAAATGTCTTACAGGAAAATGCCGAGCCATTTCAGACCACCAGCACCG aTGACCAGGGCTTGGAAAGCAGTAGCCTGTGGTGGAACCCGAGACCAACTCTTCATGCAGGAGAAAGCTCGACAGTTTTTGGGCATGTTGAAACAGAGTCACACATCAAGGACCTTAATCTTATCATGA